The Lynx canadensis isolate LIC74 chromosome D1, mLynCan4.pri.v2, whole genome shotgun sequence genome has a segment encoding these proteins:
- the TMEM258 gene encoding transmembrane protein 258 → MELEAMSRYTSPVNPAVFPHLTVVLLAIGMFFTAWFFVYEVTSTKYTRDIYKELLISLVASLFMGFGVLFLLLWVGIYV, encoded by the exons ATG GAGCTCGAGGCCATGAGCAGATACACCAGCCCAGTGAACCCAGCTGTCTTCCCCCATCTGACCGTGGTGCTGTTGGCCATTGGCATGTTCTTTACCGCCTGGTTCTTCGT CTATGAGGTGACCTCCACCAAGTACACTCGGGATATCTACAAAGAGCTCCTCATCTCCTTGGTGGCCTCGCTTTTCATGGGCTTTGGAgttctcttcctgctgctctgGGTCGGCATCTACGTGTGA
- the FEN1 gene encoding flap endonuclease 1, with amino-acid sequence MGIQGLAKLIADVAPGAIRENDIKSYFGRKVAIDASMSIYQFLIAVRQGGDVLQNEEGETTSHLMGMFYRTIRMMENGIKPVYVFDGKPPQLKSGELAKRSERRAEAEKQLQQAQAAGAGEEVEKFTKRLVKVTKQHNDECKHLLSLMGIPYLDAPSEAEASCAALVKAGKVYAAATEDMDCLTFGSPVLMRHLTASEAKKLPIQEFHLSRVLQELGLNQEQFVDLCILLGSDYCESIRGIGPKRAVDLIQKHKSIEEIVRRLDPSKYSVPENWLHKEAQQLFLEPEVLDPESVELKWSEPNEEELVKFMCGEKQFSEERIRSGVRRLSKSRQGSTQGRLDDFFKVTGSLSSAKRKEPEPKGSAKKKAKTGAGGKFKRGK; translated from the coding sequence ATGGGCATTCAAGGCCTGGCCAAACTGATTGCAGACGTGGCCCCTGGTGCCATCCGGGAGAATGACATCAAGAGCTACTTCGGCCGCAAGGTGGCCATCGATGCCTCCATGAGCATTTATCAGTTCCTGATCGCCGTCCGCCAGGGCGGGGATGTGCTGCAGAACGAGGAGGGGGAGACCACCAGCCACCTGATGGGCATGTTCTACCGCACCATCCGCATGATGGAGAACGGCATCAAACCCGTGTATGTCTTCGACGGCAAGCCGCCACAGCTCAAGTCCGGCGAGCTGGCCAAGCGCAGCGAGCGGCGGGCCGAGGCGGAGAAGCAGCTACAGCAGGCTCAGGCCGCCGGGGccggggaggaggtggagaagttTACCAAGCGGCTGGTGAAGGTCACCAAGCAGCACAACGACGAGTGCAAGCATCTGCTGAGCCTCATGGGCATCCCGTACCTGGACGCGCCCAGCGAGGCCGAGGCCAGCTGTGCCGCCCTCGTGAAGGCGGGCAAAGTCTATGCCGCGGCCACGGAGGACATGGACTGCCTGACCTTTGGCAGCCCTGTGCTCATGCGGCACCTGACGGCCAGCGAGGCCAAGAAGCTGCCCATCCAGGAGTTCCACCTGAGCCGGGTCCTGCAGGAGCTGGGCCTGAACCAGGAGCAGTTCGTAGACCTGTGCATCCTGCTGGGCAGTGACTACTGTGAGAGCATCCGGGGCATTGGGCCCAAGCGGGCCGTGGACCTCATCCAGAAGCACAAGAGCATCGAGGAGATCGTGCGTCGGCTCGACCCCAGCAAGTACTCCGTGCCAGAAAATTGGCTCCACAAGGAGGCCCAGCAGCTCTTCCTGGAGCCCGAGGTGCTTGACCCAGAGTCTGTGGAGCTGAAGTGGAGCGAGCCGAATGAGGAAGAGCTCGTCAAGTTCATGTGTGGTGAAAAGCAGTTCTCAGAGGAGCGGATCCGCAGTGGGGTCAGGCGGCTGAGCAAGAGCCGCCAGGGCAGCACCCAGGGCCGCCTGGATGATTTCTTCAAGGTGACTGGCTCGCTCTCCTCAGCTAAGCGCAAGGAGCCAGAGCCCAAGGGGTCTGCTAAGAAGAAGGCAAAGACCGGGGCAGGAGGGAAGTTCAAACGGGGAAAATAA
- the FADS1 gene encoding acyl-CoA (8-3)-desaturase isoform X2, which produces MAVKTGIRRAEVEAGNVPTQRTAPPCDPFVAFHINKGLVRKYMNSLLIGELSPEQPSFEPTKNKELIYEFRELQATVERMGLMKANHVFFLLYLLHILLLDVAAWLTLWVFGTSFVPFLLCAVLLSTAQAQAGWLQHDFGHLSVFSTSTWNHLLHHFVIGHLKGAPASWWNHLHFQHHAKPNCFRKDPDINMHPFFFALGKILSVELGKQKKKYMPYNHQHKYFFLIGPPALLPLYFQWYIFYFVFQRKKWVDLAWMISFYARISLTYMPLLGLKGLLGLFFMVRFLESNWFVWVTQMNHIPMHIDHDRNMDWVSTQLQATCNVHKSAFNDWFSGHLNFQIEHHLFPMMPRHNYHKVAPLVQSLCAKHGIEYQSKPLFSAFADIVYSLKESGQLWLDAYLHQ; this is translated from the exons ATGGCTGTGAAAACTGGAATCAGGAGAGCGGAGGTGGAGGCCGGCAACGTGCCCACACAAAGGACTGCGCCGCCCTGC GATCCCTTTGTGGCGTTTCACATCAACAAGGGCCTTGTGAGGAAGTATATGAACTCTCTCCTGATCGGAGAACTGTCTCCAGAGCAGCCCAGCTTCGAGCCCACTAAAAAT AAAGAGCTGATCTACGAGTTCCGGGAGCTGCAGGCCACCGTGGAGCGGATGGGGCTCATGAAGGCCAACCATGTCTTCTTCCTGCTGTACCTGCTGCACATCCTACTGCTGGATGTTGCTGCCTGGCTCACCCTTTGGGTCTTCGGGACATCCTTTGTGCCTTTCCTCCTGTGTGCGGTGCTGCTCAGCACGGCTCAA GCTCAGGCTGGCTGGCTGCAGCATGACTTCGGGCACCTGTCCGTCTTCAGCACCTCTACTTGGAACCACCTGCTCCATCATTTCGTGATTGGCCACCTGAAG GGCGCCCCCGCCAGTTGGTGGAACCACTTGCACTTCCAGCACCATGCCAAGCCCAACTGTTTCCGCAAAGACCCGGACATCAACATGCACCCGTTCTTTTTTGCCCTGGGGAAGATCCTCTCTGTGGAG CttgggaaacagaagaaaaagtacaTGCCATACAACCACCAGCACAAATACTTCTTCCTGA TTGGGCCCCCAGCCTTGCTGCCTCTCTACTTCCAGtggtatattttctattttgttttccagcGGAAAAAGTGGGTG GACTTGGCCTGGATGATCAGCTTCTACGCCCGCATATCCCTCACTTACATGCCGCTGTTGGGGCTGAAAGGCCTCCTGGGCCTTTTCTTCATGGTCAG GTTCCTGGAGAGCAACTGGTTTGTGTGGGTCACACAGATGAACCACATCCCCATGCACATTGATCACGACCGGAACATGGACTGGGTCTCCACCCAG CTCCAGGCGACATGCAATGTCCACAAGTCTGCCTTCAATGACTGGTTCAGTGGACATCTCAACTTCCAGATTGAGCACCA TCTTTTCCCCATGATGCCTCGACACAATTACCATAAAGTGGCCCCCCTGGTGCAATCCCTGTGTGCCAAGCATGGCATAGAGTACCAGTCCAAGCCCCTGTTCTCAGCCTTCGCCGACATCGTCTA CTCACTGAAGGAGTCTGGGCAGCTCTGGCTTGATGCCTACCTTCACCAGTAA